The Parafrankia discariae sequence GTGCCGCTCCGGCGGTGTCTCGGCGAGGACGAGGCTCACGATCGGCGAGTACGCCAGGCCCATCCCGAGCCCGGCCATCCCCCAGCAGACGACCGGCACCGCCAGCGGGACGACGTCCACCAGGACCAGGCCGAAGCCCGCCGTGCCGCCCGCGACCAGGAGCAGGCCGGAGCGGATCAGCGCCCGCCCCGGGTAGCGCCCGGCCAGCCGCGCCTGCGTCCAGGAGCCGGTGGTCCAGGTCACGGTCGCGACGGTGACCGCCGTGCCGGCGACCGTCGTGGACTGGTCGCGCACCGCCGTGATGGCCAGCGGGACGAAGGTGTCGGCGCCGAAGAAGGCGAAGGTCAGCAACCCGCGGGCGGCCACCGCCGCCGCGATGCCGGGCCGCGCGCGCAGCGTCCCCTCCGGAAGCAGGACACGTAGCGGCCGGTAGGCGAGCAGCCCGCCGGCGAGGACCGGCGCGATCCCCAGCGGCGACCGGCTCGTCAGCCCGGCCAGGATGAGGCCGGCACCGACGCTCACCCGGATCGCGGCGACGAAACGCCGCCCCGCCCCACCGGCGGGTGCGGTCGGCGGCGGCCCCAGCCCGCCCAGCGCGCGGACCGTGAGCGCCCCGGCCACCACCACCAGCGGGAGCAGCCCGCCGAAGACCCAGCGCCAGCCGGCGTGCTCGGCGACGAGCGCCGAGGTCACCGGCCCGACCAGCCCGGGCACCACCCAGGCGGTGGACGTCACCGCGAACATCCTGGGCCGCTGCGACTCCGGGTAGGCGCGCCCGATCGTCGCGTACAGCACGGCGGGCACCGCGCCGCCGCCGAGACCCTGCAGAATGCGGCCGGCCACCAGGATCTCCATGGTCGGCGCGAGGGCGGCCACGGCGAGGCCGGCGCCGAACAGCGAGAGCCCGACGGTGAACGGGCGCACCGCGCCGACCCGGTCCGTCTCCGCCCCGGCGATCACCACCCCGACGAGCAGGCCGAGGAAGAACCCGCTGGTCGTCCAGCCGTACAGGGACAGGCCGCGCAGGTCGGCGGCGACCTCCGGCAGCACGGTGACGACCGCCATCGCCTCGAAGGCGATCAGCGTGACGGTGCTGACGAGGCCGATCGTCAGGCCGCGCAGGCTCGGGTCCCACGGGGTGGGCACGCGGCCGGGCTCCTCCCGCGCCGTGGTCACCCCCGCAGCCGCAGGCCGCGGGGGGTCGGGTGGAATCCCGCCCGTTCCAGGGCCACGCCGAGCCCGCTGCCGACCACCGCGGCCCCGTCGGCCTTCTCCACGGCGAGGCGGCCGAGGGACCCGGCGCGGACCGCGCCGGCCAGCGCGTCCACCGCCGGGCCGAGCAGGGCCGGCGCGTCCGACCACGACAGCAAAGTCCGGCCGCCCCGCTCGACGTAGAGGACGAGCTCACCGTCGACCAGCACGACCAGCGCGCCGGCCTTGCGCCCCGGCCGGTGGCCCGAGCCCTCGCCGTCGGCCGCCGGGCGTTTGGGCCAGGGCAGGGCGGCGCCGTGGGGATTCGCCGGGTCGCTGGCCGCGAGCACGACCGCCGCCGTGGCGCCGGTGTCCCCGCGGCGGGCACCGTGACCTGGCGGACCGGCGACTCCGGCGACCGGGAACTGTTCCGCGGCCCCGCCCAGCCGCGCCGCCGCGGCATGGCCCGACCCCAGGCCGGAGGCGCCCTGCCTGGAGGCGCTCAGCCCGGAAGCGCTCAGATCGGAGGCGGTCAGGTCGGGGACCGCCCAGGCGGGCTGGTCGGCGGCGTCGCGTTGCGCCCCGGCGATCGCGCGGAGCCGGTCGACCGCGCCGGGGACGGCGAACTGCGCCGCCCCCAGCGACTCGACGAAGTAGCCGCGGCGGCACCGCCCGGCGTCCTCGAACGCCGACAGCACCCGGTACACCGCCGCGAACCCACCCGGCGTGCGTTCGGCGGTGACCGCGCCGCGGGTGACGATGCCGTGCCGGTCCAGCAGGGACTCGGCCAGCGCGTGCGCCCGCCGGGTCGGATCGGGCTCCCGCTCCGGCAGCAGCGACCACCGGCCGCCGACGGTGGGTGGGCCGGCCCGGCGCGGCATCGCCGGCCGGCCGTACCGGGCCGGCCGGCCGCGCGCCGAGCGCCGCCGCGGCGGCGCGGGATGCGCGGGATGCGCCGGACGCCCGGAGCCGAGCTGGACGCGCAGGGCGGCGAGGGTGTCGTTGGTGACCAGGCCGGCCCACACCAGATCCCACAGCGCGCCCGCCAGGGCGGTGTCGTCGAGCGCGCCGGCCCGGTCGGAGAGGGTCCGGAAGAACAGCGCCTGGTCGCCGGCGAGAGCGTCGAGGATCGCGCGGTGCGGGTCGCCGCCGGCGGCGTCCAGGTCGGGCGGGGGCAGCAGCTCCCCGGCCGAGTCGGCCAGCACGAGGGTGACCCAGCCGTCGTTGCCGGGCAGGCCACCGGCCCCGGCCCACAGCACCTCGCCGGTCGCGCACAGCTCGTCCAGCATCGCCGGTGAGTAGTCGCTGACCCGGGCCGGCAGGACCAGCTGCTCCAGCGCGCTCGCCGGCACCGGTGCGCCCTGGAGCTGCTCCACGGCGCGCAGCACGCCGTCCACACCGCGCCCGCGGCCGGTCGTCACCGACTGCCAGGCGGGCAGGAACGCGCCCATCGCCCGGGTGGGGACGGCCTCCACCTCCTTGCGCAGCGCCGCCAGGCTGCGGCGGCGCAGCGCGCGCAGCACCCCCGCGTCGCACCACTGCTCGCCCGCGCGATCCGGGTGGAGCTCGCCGCGTACCAGCCGCCCGGTCGCGGTGAGCCGTTCGAGGGCCCCGACGACCACCGCCACCCCCAGCCCGAACCGGGTGGCGACGGCCGCGGCCTCGAACGGGCCGTGGGCGCGTGCGTAGCGGGAGACCAGGTCGCCGAGCGGATCGCGGACCGGTTCGGTGAACGCCGCCGGCACCCCGACTGGCAGCGGGACGCCGAGCGCGTCGCGCAGGCGGCCGGCGTCCTCGACCGGCGCCCAGCGTGCCTCGCCGCCGATGCGCACGTGGATCACCCGCCCGGCGTCCACGAGCGCCGCCAGCCAGGACGGTGCCACCCCCCGCGCCTCGGCTTCGGTGTCGGTCAGGTCGCCGAGGGCACGCAGCAGGTCGGCGGTGGACTCGACGTCGTGGGCGTGCCGGTCGGGTACCAGCCGCTGGAGCTCGGCGGTGATCCGCTCCAGCGCCGCCGGATCGATGAGCTCGCGCAGCTCGGTCTCACCGAGCAGCTCGGCGAGGAGCGAACTGTCCAGGGAGAGGACCTGGGCGCGCCGTTCGGCCAGCGGCGCGTCGCCGTCGTACATGAACGCGGCCACATAGCCGAACAGCAGCGAGGAGGCGAACGGCGACGGGGACGGGGTCTCGACCTCGACCACCCGCAGCGACCGGGCGCCGATGTCACGCATCAGGCCCACCAGCGCCGGGACGTCGTAGACGTCCTGCAGGCACTCGCGCATCGTCTCGAGCACGACCGGGAAGTCGCCGAAGGTCGAGGCGACCGACAGCAGGTGCGCGCTGCGCTGGCGTTGCTGCCACAGTGGCGTGCGCCGACCGGGAGTGCGTCGCGGCAGCAGCAGGGAGCGGCTCGCGCACTCGCGGAACCGGCTCGCGAACAGGGCGCTGCCGCCCACCTCGGCCCGGACGAGCGCCTCGACCTCCTCGGGCTCGAAGACGACCAGCTCGGCCTCGGGGGGCTCGGCGGTGTCGGGCACACGGGCGACGATGCCGTCGTCGGTGTGCATGATCTGGACCTCGGCGCCGTGGCGTTCCCGCAGCCGGGCGCCGATCGCCAGCGCCCAGGGCGCGTTCACCGGCGCGCCGAACGGCGAGTGGACGGCCAGCCGCCAGTCGCCCAGCTCGTCGCGGAACCGCTCCACGACGACGCGGCGGTCGTCGGAGAGATGGCCGGTGGCGGCACGCTGTTCGTCCAGGTAGGCCAGCAGGTTCGTGGTCGCCCAGTCGTCCAGCCCGGCGGAGCGCACCCGGTCGGCGGCGTCCCGCGGGCTCGCCGCCGACAGCTCTCGCAGGAACGAGCCGAGCGCGCGGCCGAGCTCGGCGGGCCGGCCCGGCGCGTCACCGTGCCAGAACGGCAACCGGCCGGGCCGGCCGGGCGCCGGGGTCACCAGCACCCGGTCCGGGGTGATCTCCTCGATCCGCCAGCTCGACGAGCCGAGCAGTACGACGTCGCCGACCCGGGACTCGTAGACCATCTCCTCGTCGAGCTCGCCGACCCGGCTGGCCTTCTCGCCGACCAGGAAGACCCCGAACATGCCGCGGTCGGGGATCGTGCCGCCGCTGGTCACGGCGAGCCGCTGGGCACCCGGCCGGCCGGCGAGGACCCCGGTCGCCCGGTCCCAGGTGACGCGGGGCCGCAGCTCGGCGAAGTCGTCGGACGGATAGCGCCCGGCCAGCATGTCCAGCACGGCCTCGTAGACGGAGACGGGCAGGGTGGCGAACGGCGCCGCGCGGCGGACCAGCGCGCCCAGCTCGTCGACCTCGCGGTCCTCGACCGCGACCATCGCGACGATCTGCTGGGCCAGCACGTCGAGCGGGTTGCGCGGGTAGCGCACGGCCTCGATGCGCCCGTCGCTCATCCGCTCCGCCACGACCGCGCACTCCAGCAGGTCGGAACGGTGCTTGGGCAGCACCACCCCCCGGCTGGCCGCGCCGACCTGGT is a genomic window containing:
- a CDS encoding MFS transporter; this translates as MTTAREEPGRVPTPWDPSLRGLTIGLVSTVTLIAFEAMAVVTVLPEVAADLRGLSLYGWTTSGFFLGLLVGVVIAGAETDRVGAVRPFTVGLSLFGAGLAVAALAPTMEILVAGRILQGLGGGAVPAVLYATIGRAYPESQRPRMFAVTSTAWVVPGLVGPVTSALVAEHAGWRWVFGGLLPLVVVAGALTVRALGGLGPPPTAPAGGAGRRFVAAIRVSVGAGLILAGLTSRSPLGIAPVLAGGLLAYRPLRVLLPEGTLRARPGIAAAVAARGLLTFAFFGADTFVPLAITAVRDQSTTVAGTAVTVATVTWTTGSWTQARLAGRYPGRALIRSGLLLVAGGTAGFGLVLVDVVPLAVPVVCWGMAGLGMGLAYSPIVSLVLAETPPERHGTASSSVTLSDNLGTAFGTGLGGVAVAASEASTGTPATGLGVVFALTAAVAVLGAAVIRRAPSRTFPAAS
- a CDS encoding ATP-dependent helicase gives rise to the protein MSVAGRRLVHVTASDPLAAFSAPTREWFASSFAAPTPAQAGAWAAVAGGESALVVAPTGSGKTLAAFLWSLDSLARSAPPADPTRRCRVLYVSPLKALAVDVERNLRAPLTGIRAAATRLGLPVPDVSVGVRSGDTPAAERRAFGRTPPDILITTPESLFLILTSAAREALRGVETVILDEVHAVAGTKRGAHLALSLERLDDLLDVPAQRVGLSATVRPVDEVARFLGGPRPVTVVRPPAAKTLQIDVVVPVEDMANLGEVAGAVPEGSAAGAAPRASIWPAVEEKVLDLILGHSSTIVFANSRRLAERLCARLNELYADRLTAADTTGDAHGRETGGWAAPAEIMGAAGVAVPPAGVEVARAHHGSVSREQRMLIEEDLKAGRLPAVVATSSLELGIDMGAVDLVVQIESPPSVAAGMQRIGRAGHQVGAASRGVVLPKHRSDLLECAVVAERMSDGRIEAVRYPRNPLDVLAQQIVAMVAVEDREVDELGALVRRAAPFATLPVSVYEAVLDMLAGRYPSDDFAELRPRVTWDRATGVLAGRPGAQRLAVTSGGTIPDRGMFGVFLVGEKASRVGELDEEMVYESRVGDVVLLGSSSWRIEEITPDRVLVTPAPGRPGRLPFWHGDAPGRPAELGRALGSFLRELSAASPRDAADRVRSAGLDDWATTNLLAYLDEQRAATGHLSDDRRVVVERFRDELGDWRLAVHSPFGAPVNAPWALAIGARLRERHGAEVQIMHTDDGIVARVPDTAEPPEAELVVFEPEEVEALVRAEVGGSALFASRFRECASRSLLLPRRTPGRRTPLWQQRQRSAHLLSVASTFGDFPVVLETMRECLQDVYDVPALVGLMRDIGARSLRVVEVETPSPSPFASSLLFGYVAAFMYDGDAPLAERRAQVLSLDSSLLAELLGETELRELIDPAALERITAELQRLVPDRHAHDVESTADLLRALGDLTDTEAEARGVAPSWLAALVDAGRVIHVRIGGEARWAPVEDAGRLRDALGVPLPVGVPAAFTEPVRDPLGDLVSRYARAHGPFEAAAVATRFGLGVAVVVGALERLTATGRLVRGELHPDRAGEQWCDAGVLRALRRRSLAALRKEVEAVPTRAMGAFLPAWQSVTTGRGRGVDGVLRAVEQLQGAPVPASALEQLVLPARVSDYSPAMLDELCATGEVLWAGAGGLPGNDGWVTLVLADSAGELLPPPDLDAAGGDPHRAILDALAGDQALFFRTLSDRAGALDDTALAGALWDLVWAGLVTNDTLAALRVQLGSGRPAHPAHPAPPRRRSARGRPARYGRPAMPRRAGPPTVGGRWSLLPEREPDPTRRAHALAESLLDRHGIVTRGAVTAERTPGGFAAVYRVLSAFEDAGRCRRGYFVESLGAAQFAVPGAVDRLRAIAGAQRDAADQPAWAVPDLTASDLSASGLSASRQGASGLGSGHAAAARLGGAAEQFPVAGVAGPPGHGARRGDTGATAAVVLAASDPANPHGAALPWPKRPAADGEGSGHRPGRKAGALVVLVDGELVLYVERGGRTLLSWSDAPALLGPAVDALAGAVRAGSLGRLAVEKADGAAVVGSGLGVALERAGFHPTPRGLRLRG